The genomic window GACCGGGGTCGGATCGGCCGGGTAGAGGTGCGGCGGACCCGAGGGTGACAGCGGCTGGGTCGGCGGAGACACCGCCTGCGTCGGCGGCCCCGCTGGGGATCGCGGCGCGACCGGACCGGGCGGGAGCACTTCGGTCGGCGGCTCGATCACCGTGGTCGCCGCGGCCACCACCGCGTGCAGGCTTCCCTCCGAGACCACGAGCTCCGGCGTGTCCAGCGCGGTCGGCGCGATCCGCAGCGTCCGGTGCAGCAGCGTGGCGGCCAGCGGGATCCGGGACGACCCGCCGACCAGCAGCACTCCGCCGACCTGCTCCGGCGCGATCCCGGCGGTACGCAGGACGCTCAACGTCAACGCGGACGTGCGGTCCAGCAGCGGCGTCGCGAGCTTCTCGAACTCCTCGCGGGTGAGGCGTACGCCGGTGTTCACCAGCGGCACGTGCAGGTCGGTCGCCGGATGCCGGGACAGCTGCTCCTTCGCGGCCTTCGCGCCCCGCCAGAGCGCGTGCCGCGCCTGCTGATCGGCCAGCGTCTGTGGCCAGTCCAGCTGCGCCCAGGCCGCGCTCGCGCCGCCGGTCAGCCCGCGCGCGTGCGCGACGACCGCCGCGTCCAGGTCGAGCCCTCCGACGTCGGGCAGGCCCGCGGAGGCGACGACCTCGAACCCCGCCCCCACCGGCCGGACGACGCTGACGTCGAACGTTCCTGCGCCCAGGTCGTAGACGACGAGGCAGCGTTCGCCGGCTAACTGGTGCCCCAGCACGCGCACGAAGTACGCGGCGGCGGCCACCGGTTCCGGGATCAGCTCGACCCGGCCGAGACCGGCGCGTTCGGCAGCGGACGTGAGCACGCCGAGCCGGGTCTGTCCCCAGGCCGCCGGGTGCGTGAGCACGATGCTTCCCGGTGGGCCGCCGGTCACCCGGTACGCCTCCTCGGCGACGCGCCGGAGCACGACGCTGACCAGATCGGCGACGCTGATCTCCCGCTCGCCCAGCCAGAGCGTGCCGTCGTCGATCCGGCGCTTCGGGTTCGGCTCCAGGCCCGACGCGTAACCCAGGCCGGCACGCTCGGCGTCCGCACCGGTCAGCGGTGCGCCGTCCGGGCCGACGAACACCGCGGACGGGAGCAGTGGCGACGAGTCGAACAACAGCGGACGCACCCGCCCGTCCGCGCTGAGGAGCGACGCGACGGTGCTGGAGGTTCCGAAGTCGACGCCGAGCCGGTAGGTGTCCACGACCACCCAGCCACCCTAGGTGATCGCCCACCACGAGAGGTGATGGGTCTTGCATCCGACTCTGTGACGCGGGGCTCAGGCCGAGAGGCGCCGGAAACCGCTGGAGTGGAACACCAGCGGCGCCACGGCCGGCTCGACGTCGAACGCCTCGATCCGCAGCAGCACGATGTTGTGGTCGCCGGCCGGGACCTCCCGCTCGACCGTGCACTCCAGCCAGGCGCTGGCGCCCTCGATCAGCACCGCACCACCCTGGGTGGTGCCGACCGTCAACCCCTCGAACCGGTCACCGGTCTTCGCCGCCAGCCGACGGGCGGCGAGGTCGTGCGACTCCCCCAGCACGCTGACCCCGACGAACGGCCGGTCGCGCAGCCGCGGCCAGGTCGTCGACGTGTGCTGGACGCAGACCGCCACCAGCGCCGGCTCCATCGACACCGCGACGAAGCTGCTGGCCGCCATGCCGACCGGGACGCCGTCCACGACCGCGCACAGCCCGACCACGCCGCTCGGAAACGCGCCGTAGACGTTCCGCAGGTCCCGGGGTGCTGCCCCGGCGACCGCCCTCATCGCGGAGCCGTCCCTCATCGCAGGCCGGAGACGGTGCCTGCCACCGCGCCCGACCACCGCTTGGCGTAGTCCGCAATCGCGGAGCTCTCGGTGTAGGTCGAGTCGATCAGGTACAGGCCTGGCGTCGGGCAGGACGCCCCGAGCTCGACGAGCACCGGCTTGAGCAGCAGGTCCGGGGCCATCGCGTGGCCGGGACCCGCCCCGAGCATCACCGGTACCGCGACCACACCCGCCAGGCCCTCGGCGGTGGCGAACTGGTCGAGGAACAGCTTGAGCACTCCGGTGTAGGTGGCCTTGAACGTCGGGCTGGCGACGACCGCGACGTCCGCCGACCGCACCGACTCGACCGCGGCGGCCACCCCGGCGTCGCCCCAGCCGAGCAGCCCGGCGCCGAGCGTGACGACGTCCACGACGACGTCCGGGTCCTGGCCGGTCAGTTCGCGGGCGACCCGGGTGGCGGCGTCGAGCGTCCGCGACTGCGGCTTCGGGTTTCCAGCGACCACTGCCACCTTCATCAAACATCTCCCTACTGCTCGTCGCGTCGCCTCTTATCGGTACCGGACCGGACGGGCTCCGTGGGTTACGGAGCATCGACACTTTCTGCGAGCTTCGTCATGGCGTGACGGGGTCGGACTGCGCACTGCCTCTGAGTACAAGCACTCACGCCGGACGAATGAATCCCGGCGAAGGTGAACGCATGCGAATTCTTCGACTCGCCTTCGGTAACTGGTTCTCCCGCGCCTACCTGGCGGGCGTCGCGGTGGTGGCCGCGCTGGTCACCGTCAGCCTGGTGACCTGGGACCAGCCGGACGCCAACCTGGCAGCCGTCTGGTTGATCTTCGTCACGCTGCCGTTCTCGTTCCTCGGCGTGCTCGCGCCGGACTCGGCCGCCGGTCCGGCGTTGCTCGGTGGCGTGGCTCTCGGGGCGTTCGTCAACGCGGTCCTGATCGGTGGGTTGGTCTCGCTGGTCAGGCGTCGCCCGGCCCACTGACGAGACCCGGCCCGCTGAGAAGGACCACGAGGTCCGCGCGGGTCGCCAGGCCCAGTTTCTGGAAGACGTGGGTCAGGTGGGTCTCGACGGTCCGGCGGCTCACATACAGCTGCTGTGCGATCTCCCGGTTGCTCTCGCCCTGCGCGGCGAGCGTCGCGACACGGTGTTCGGCGGGCGTCAGCGCCGCCAGCCCGGACACCGCGGTCCGGCGTGGACGGGCGCCTGCCGCCCGCAGCTCCGCCCGGGAACGGCGGGCCAGCCGGCGCAGGCCGAGGCGCTCCGCGCACGCCAGCGCGCGGCTCAGTTGCTCCCGAGCTTCGGCGCGCTGGTTGGCTCGCCGCAGCGCGGCCCCGAGGTCGACCAGCGCGCGGACGTGTTCCAGCTGATCCGGCGCGTCCGC from Cryptosporangium aurantiacum includes these protein-coding regions:
- a CDS encoding flavin reductase family protein — protein: MRDGSAMRAVAGAAPRDLRNVYGAFPSGVVGLCAVVDGVPVGMAASSFVAVSMEPALVAVCVQHTSTTWPRLRDRPFVGVSVLGESHDLAARRLAAKTGDRFEGLTVGTTQGGAVLIEGASAWLECTVEREVPAGDHNIVLLRIEAFDVEPAVAPLVFHSSGFRRLSA
- a CDS encoding NADPH-dependent FMN reductase gives rise to the protein MKVAVVAGNPKPQSRTLDAATRVARELTGQDPDVVVDVVTLGAGLLGWGDAGVAAAVESVRSADVAVVASPTFKATYTGVLKLFLDQFATAEGLAGVVAVPVMLGAGPGHAMAPDLLLKPVLVELGASCPTPGLYLIDSTYTESSAIADYAKRWSGAVAGTVSGLR
- a CDS encoding SCO4225 family membrane protein, with the translated sequence MRILRLAFGNWFSRAYLAGVAVVAALVTVSLVTWDQPDANLAAVWLIFVTLPFSFLGVLAPDSAAGPALLGGVALGAFVNAVLIGGLVSLVRRRPAH